Proteins from one Pontibacter korlensis genomic window:
- the plsY gene encoding glycerol-3-phosphate 1-O-acyltransferase PlsY: MNILLIALFAIAAYLIGSICSAVWIGKAYYGIDIRQHGSGNSGATNTFRVLGKKPGAIVMLIDIFKGWTATSLAGFLVIFNAIEPENLIVFQLIFGAIGVLGHIFPVYENFVGGKGVATLLGMMLAIEPVVALMCIAIFIVVLFTSKYVSLGSIIAALAFPMLLLLVPRFQPENPILIIFGFILFAVVVLTHRKNINRLIAGEESKANIKLGRRR; encoded by the coding sequence ATGAACATATTACTGATTGCATTATTTGCCATAGCAGCTTACCTGATTGGCTCTATTTGCTCAGCTGTTTGGATAGGCAAAGCCTACTATGGCATCGACATCCGCCAGCATGGTAGCGGAAACTCGGGTGCTACCAACACCTTCCGTGTGTTAGGTAAGAAGCCCGGTGCAATTGTAATGCTGATCGACATTTTTAAAGGTTGGACGGCAACCTCACTGGCAGGCTTTCTGGTTATATTTAATGCCATTGAGCCAGAGAACTTAATAGTTTTCCAGCTGATTTTTGGAGCTATTGGCGTACTGGGGCACATCTTCCCAGTGTATGAGAACTTTGTTGGAGGTAAAGGGGTAGCAACACTTTTGGGTATGATGCTCGCCATTGAGCCGGTAGTTGCCCTGATGTGTATCGCTATTTTTATCGTGGTTCTGTTTACCTCAAAGTATGTGTCGCTGGGGTCTATTATCGCGGCACTTGCCTTTCCGATGCTGTTGCTGCTGGTTCCGCGCTTTCAGCCGGAGAACCCAATCCTGATTATCTTCGGCTTCATACTTTTTGCGGTGGTAGTGCTTACGCACCGTAAAAATATTAACCGCCTGATTGCCGGGGAGGAGAGTAAGGCAAACATAAAATTGGGGCGCAGGCGCTAA
- a CDS encoding dipeptidase: MINQYINDNKDRFVNELLDMLRIPSVSADARFKADVLRNAEFLKERLLEAGADNVELVETPGNPVVYGEKMVDPNLPTVLVYGHYDVQPADPYELWNSPPFEPVVKDGKIYARGACDDKGQMYMHVKAFETMMQTGTLACNVKFMIEGEEEVGSKNLATFVRENKDRLQGDVILISDTGMLGNDTPSITTGLRGMSYVEVEVTGPNRDLHSGLYGGAVANPINILCQMIASMHDENNHITIPGFYDNVEELSQEERAEMARAPFDLEKYKKALDLSDVHGEAGYVTMERNSIRPTLDVNGIWGGYTGEGAKTVIPSKAYAKISMRLVPNQSSEEITEKFKKHFKSIAPKSVKVEVKPHHGGEPVVTPTDSPAYQAASKAYEETFGVKPVPVRSGGSIPIVAMFKSELGLDSVLMGFGLDSDAIHSPNENFGLFNYMKGIETIPLFYQHFAELKN; encoded by the coding sequence ATGATCAATCAATATATCAACGACAACAAAGACCGCTTTGTAAATGAGCTGCTCGACATGCTACGTATTCCGTCTGTTAGTGCCGATGCCAGGTTTAAGGCCGATGTACTACGCAATGCGGAGTTTCTGAAAGAGCGACTGCTTGAAGCCGGTGCTGATAACGTGGAGCTGGTGGAAACGCCTGGCAACCCAGTGGTGTACGGAGAGAAAATGGTAGACCCTAATCTGCCAACAGTGCTGGTGTATGGGCACTATGATGTGCAGCCAGCCGACCCTTATGAGCTGTGGAACTCGCCTCCGTTTGAGCCTGTAGTTAAAGATGGAAAGATCTACGCCCGTGGTGCCTGTGATGATAAAGGACAGATGTACATGCACGTAAAAGCGTTCGAAACTATGATGCAGACAGGCACGCTGGCCTGTAACGTAAAGTTCATGATCGAAGGTGAAGAGGAAGTTGGCTCTAAGAACTTGGCTACGTTTGTGCGGGAGAATAAAGACCGTTTGCAGGGTGATGTTATCCTGATCTCTGACACAGGTATGTTGGGTAACGATACGCCATCTATTACAACAGGCTTGCGTGGTATGAGCTATGTAGAAGTGGAAGTTACCGGTCCTAACCGCGACCTGCACTCTGGCTTATATGGTGGTGCAGTGGCAAACCCAATCAACATACTTTGCCAGATGATCGCTTCTATGCACGATGAGAATAACCACATCACCATACCTGGCTTCTATGATAATGTAGAAGAGTTGAGCCAGGAGGAGCGTGCTGAGATGGCCCGTGCTCCGTTTGATCTGGAGAAGTATAAGAAGGCTCTAGACTTAAGCGATGTACACGGTGAGGCTGGGTATGTAACCATGGAGCGTAATTCTATTCGCCCAACGCTGGATGTAAACGGTATCTGGGGTGGCTATACTGGCGAGGGTGCCAAGACTGTTATTCCTTCTAAGGCATATGCTAAGATCTCGATGCGCCTAGTGCCAAATCAGAGCTCAGAGGAAATCACAGAGAAATTTAAAAAGCACTTTAAAAGCATAGCGCCTAAGAGTGTAAAAGTAGAGGTGAAGCCGCACCATGGTGGAGAGCCAGTGGTAACACCAACCGACTCTCCTGCTTACCAGGCCGCTTCCAAAGCTTATGAAGAAACCTTTGGCGTAAAACCAGTGCCGGTACGCAGCGGTGGCTCTATTCCGATTGTGGCTATGTTCAAGTCGGAGCTAGGCCTGGATTCTGTGCTGATGGGTTTTGGCCTGGACTCTGATGCAATCCATTCTCCAAACGAGAATTTTGGCCTGTTTAACTACATGAAAGGTATCGAAACAATACCTCTGTTTTACCAGCACTTTGCTGAGCTAAAGAACTAG